The proteins below are encoded in one region of Pseudomonadota bacterium:
- a CDS encoding CopG family transcriptional regulator: protein MMAFWHNEGIMKVRTQIQLDPRDHERIKTFARHHRLSMSAAVRMLILRGLNDNPEDDEARWEAFLKVGGSGRDKGGATDIARRHDDYLYGEA from the coding sequence ATGATGGCATTCTGGCACAATGAAGGCATCATGAAGGTCAGAACACAGATCCAGCTTGACCCCCGAGATCACGAGCGAATCAAGACGTTTGCCAGGCACCATCGGCTATCCATGTCGGCGGCTGTGCGAATGCTCATTCTGCGCGGGCTGAACGACAACCCAGAAGACGACGAGGCCCGCTGGGAAGCTTTTCTGAAAGTCGGCGGAAGTGGACGCGATAAAGGTGGCGCCACCGACATCGCCAGGCGGCACGACGA